From a region of the Odontesthes bonariensis isolate fOdoBon6 chromosome 2, fOdoBon6.hap1, whole genome shotgun sequence genome:
- the rgs17 gene encoding regulator of G-protein signaling 17 isoform X1 translates to MALQPLSVSGVEMRKRQAAHIEAPPRAPGQPRPNACCLCWCGCCKCLWNDDRIERSERQTCTKMDSIEAADEQPPTLEEVLSWSRSFDMLLRSLEGLKVFREFLRSEYSEDNLVFWLLCEELKKETNPTVVDEKSRIIYEDYVSILSPKEVSLDSRVREGINQSLDEPSNLMYEEAQLQIYTLMHRDSFPRFLNSSVYRDLLASRRRACLDT, encoded by the exons CCCCTGAGTGTGAGTGGAGTGGAGATGAGAAAAAGGCAGGCGGCTCATATCGAGGCCCCACCCCGGGCCCCTGGACAGCCTCGACCTAACGCCTGCTGCCTCTGCTGGTGCGGCTGCTGCAAGTGTCTCTG GAATGATGACAGAATAGAGAGGAGTGAGCGACAAACCTGCACCAAGATGGACAGTATTGAAGCTGCTGATGAACA ACCCCCCACTCTGGAGGAGGTGCTGTCGTGGTCCCGGAGCTTTGACATGCTGCTGCGCTCGCTGGAGGGCCTGAAGGTCTTCCGGGAGTTCCTGCGGTCTGAGTACAGCGAGGACAACCTGGTTTTCTGGTTGTTATGTGAAGAGTTGAAAAAGGAGACGAACCCCACAGTGGTGGATGAGAAGAGCAGGATCATATATGAAGATTACGTGTCTATATTATCGCCCAAAGAG GTGAGTCTGGACTCCCGGGTCAGAGAAGGAATAAACCAGAGCCTGGACGAGCCCAGCAATCTGATGTATGAGGAGGCCCAGCTCCAGATTTACACCCTGATGCACCGTGACTCCTTCCCTCGTTTCCTGAACTCCTCTGTTTACAGAGACCTCCTGGCCAGCAGGAGGCGCGCCTGCCTCGACACCTAA
- the rgs17 gene encoding regulator of G-protein signaling 17 isoform X2 yields the protein MPLSVSGVEMRKRQAAHIEAPPRAPGQPRPNACCLCWCGCCKCLWNDDRIERSERQTCTKMDSIEAADEQPPTLEEVLSWSRSFDMLLRSLEGLKVFREFLRSEYSEDNLVFWLLCEELKKETNPTVVDEKSRIIYEDYVSILSPKEVSLDSRVREGINQSLDEPSNLMYEEAQLQIYTLMHRDSFPRFLNSSVYRDLLASRRRACLDT from the exons CCCCTGAGTGTGAGTGGAGTGGAGATGAGAAAAAGGCAGGCGGCTCATATCGAGGCCCCACCCCGGGCCCCTGGACAGCCTCGACCTAACGCCTGCTGCCTCTGCTGGTGCGGCTGCTGCAAGTGTCTCTG GAATGATGACAGAATAGAGAGGAGTGAGCGACAAACCTGCACCAAGATGGACAGTATTGAAGCTGCTGATGAACA ACCCCCCACTCTGGAGGAGGTGCTGTCGTGGTCCCGGAGCTTTGACATGCTGCTGCGCTCGCTGGAGGGCCTGAAGGTCTTCCGGGAGTTCCTGCGGTCTGAGTACAGCGAGGACAACCTGGTTTTCTGGTTGTTATGTGAAGAGTTGAAAAAGGAGACGAACCCCACAGTGGTGGATGAGAAGAGCAGGATCATATATGAAGATTACGTGTCTATATTATCGCCCAAAGAG GTGAGTCTGGACTCCCGGGTCAGAGAAGGAATAAACCAGAGCCTGGACGAGCCCAGCAATCTGATGTATGAGGAGGCCCAGCTCCAGATTTACACCCTGATGCACCGTGACTCCTTCCCTCGTTTCCTGAACTCCTCTGTTTACAGAGACCTCCTGGCCAGCAGGAGGCGCGCCTGCCTCGACACCTAA